In Canis lupus baileyi chromosome 19, mCanLup2.hap1, whole genome shotgun sequence, the sequence ATTATAACTGAATTAACATTTGTATTAATCTGTATATCCATAGtcttaatggtttttaaaaaatcacaaattgtatcaaaatacatgttttacattttttttcacttctaatatatttcttaatagtTATGTAAGCCTACAAGTACATAGTTGTGTGGCTATTTTTCTAAGCAAGGTATATGCTAAGCTTCATCCCCCAGAATAATTATCTAAAAATACACTAAAAGGGCAATAAAAAGCTAAAAGTAATTTCAATTAGTTTAAcattgtcatttttaatatttcgAAGATCTAACTGCAGCCATGAGCAGCAATGAGTGTTTCAAGTGTGGACGATCTGGCCATTGGGCCCGGGAATGCCCTACTGGTGGAGGCCGTGGTCGTGGAATGAGAAGCCGTGGCAGAGGTGGTTTTACCTCGGATAGAGGTATTTTTGTCgaataaaaaattttgaagtgCTTCAGTATCTATTAGTGTCAAGACTGGTCTAATTAgccaaattctttttgtttctgcccAAAATAGGTTTCCagtttgtttcctcatctcttccAGACATCTGTTATCGCTGTGGTGAGTCTGGTCATCTTGCCAAGGATTGTGATCTTCAAGAGGATGGTAAGTATTTAACACTTCATTTTCATACCCTTCTAGAACTTGGAGAGGTGAGCCTGTGCTACTGCTGCACATAGCATtggaaaagactttttaaaacaaagaacgTTTTGTAAAGGTTTTATAGTCTTGGTCTGCTTCTTTTCCTTATTGTTGAAGCCTGCTATAACTGCGGTAGAGGTGGCCACATCGCCAAGGACTGCAAGGAGCCCAAGAGAGAGCGGGAGCAATGCTGCTACAACTGTGGCAAACCAGGCCATCTGGCTCGTGACTGTGACCATGCTGATGAGCAGAAGTGCTATTCTTGTGGAGAATTTGGACACATTCAAAAAGACTGCACCAAAGTGAAGTGCTATAGGTAAGTTGTTAGGGTGTTGGCTGGAGGAAGGCTCATGGCAGAGATTATTTTAGAGGTGAATTAGCTATAAATGGACTTTGTGGACCAGTATTCAGTGGAAGTTCGTTTTGACCAGATGATACTGATTTTCAGCATATATAACCAGCAGTTTGTCTATACATCAGTTACTATTTTGCCAGTCATGGTTTGTGGCTTATGACAGCTGAAAAACTTACACAGCtttggaatttttaatattttatttttatttatttatttttttatgatagtcacagagagagagagagagaggcagagacacaggcagagggagaagcaggctccatgcaccaggagcccgacgtgggattcgatcccgggtctccaggatcgcgccctgggccaaaggcaggcgccaaaccactgcgccacccagggatcccgaatttttaatattttaaaaataagaatgttaaTGCTGTACTTCGGAGTTTTCAGAGACATTGtagaaaactataaataattcacatataCAAATTTTTTGTCCTACAACCTGAAATCCTTGTGGATGTGACATAagataaaatgtacatatttaagCTGTAAAATTTGGTAAATACCAGTGAAATCTTAAGGATTAATTTGTATAAAGGTACAAcatcttggggcgcctggctgactcagtcagcaGAGAGtgcgacccttgatctcagggacgTGATTTTGAGCCTCATGCTGAgggtagggattacttaaaataaaacttaagaaagattcctgggtggctcagcggttaagcatctgccttcggctcagggcatgatcctggagtcccagggttgagtcccacatcggactccctgcatggagcctgcttctccctcttcctgtgtctcatgaataaataaattaaaaaaaaaaaaaaacttaaagagaaaGGTATGTATTGGCCAATGTTATTAGTGTTtgcagtgggagggagagagaatctaaagcaggttccatacccagTACAAAAGTGGGTCTGgattgcagggctccatctcatgaccctgagatcatgacctgagccagaatcaggaGTTGGCTGctacactgagccacccaggagcccctatttttagtgttttgatGTTAGTGGATCTCTTGgggtaaaaattttaattttatggcttAGTCTGCACAATTGAGTACTTTGTTACTTaattcctccttcctgctcttaGTGGAGGGGTTAATGAGACTGtcctgaggggaaaaaagcattgCTTCACTGATCATTGCATTTGTTACCCAGTTACTACTGTTTCTACAGTTACTATTGTTTCAGTGCGGCTTTATGTTTTCTGGGGACATTGTGAAAACTCActgtccctctttcttttttttttttttttttaggtgtggTGAAACTGGTCACGTAGCCATCAATTGCAGCAAGACAAGTGAAGTCAACTGTTACCGCTGTGGCGAGTCAGGGCACCTTGCACGGGAATGCACGATTGAAGCCACagcttaattattttcctttgtcgCCCCTCCTTTTTCTGATTGATGGttgtattattttctctgaatCCTCTTCACTGGCCAAAGGTTGGCAGATAGAGGCTACTCCCAGGCCAGTGAGCTTTACTTGCCGTGTAAAAGGAGGAaaggggtggaaaaaaaaaaaaccgactTTCTGCatttaactacaaaaaaaaaaaagtttatgtttaGTTTGGTAGAGGTGTTATGTATAATGCTTTGTTAAAGAACCCCCTTTCCGCGCCACTGGTGAATAGGGATTGATGAATGGGAAGAGTTGAGTCAGACCAGTAAGCCCGTTCTGGGTTTCTTGGATATGTTCCCATGTAGGAGGTAAAACCAATTCTGGAAGTATTTATGAGCTTCCATAAACAACTTTAATTTTAGCATAATGATGGCCTTGGATTGTCTGACCTCAGTAGCTATTAAATAACATCAAGTAACATCTGTATCAGGCCCTACATAGAACATACAGTTGAGTGggagtaaacaaaataaaaagatgtgtgTTAATGGCTGTGCGAGAAAAATCGGGATAAAGGCCTAAACAGGAACAACTTCACAGCGTTGATGCTGGATATGCATAAGGTGATGGCAAAGGTttagaacacatttttttcaaagtctaAATCTAAAACCCAGAGTAAACATCTATGCTCAGAGTTAGCATAATTTGGAGTTATTCAGGAATTGCAGAGAAATGCATTTTCACAGAAATCAAGATGTTATTTTTGTATACTATATCACTTAGACAACTGTGTTTCATTTGCTgtaatcagtttttaaaagtcagatggAAAAAGCAACTGAAGTCctagaaaatagaaatgtaattttaaactaTCCAATAaagctggaggaggaaggggagttTGACTaaagttctttttgtttgtttcaaattttcattAATGTATATAGTGCAAAATGCCATATTAAAGAGGGGAATGTGGAGGACTAAAAGCTGACAGTTTGGACTTTTCTTTATGTACTAACTCAGTCATGTCTTCAGTAATGTAAAATAGCTATTTTAAGGAAGCATAGCCATTAGATACTTTGGTGTCCCATTTTGCAGGGATACAAAAAATTTAAGTCTCTTTGTAACCCATTATAATGCTGCCCTTTAGCTCTGTGTTCATTCTTGATTGCCATtattatattttagcatttaatatttttcttgggCTTCACAAGGTTCTGAGATGTTAGATTGCGTGTTTTTCCAGGATTTGTTCTGAAGTCGGGATGGAACTTAGAAATCACTTGgattaatgaatgaattcacTTTATTCATGAGTTAGTGGAAACTTGCTTGAAAAATGTACAGCTACCTAGGGTCTAGAACCTACTTCAAGAATCCCTCCCACCCTATGTCCTCTTTTTTTgacaccccacccccccatacTCACTCTATAGTTAGTGGCTATGCTTTCCTgacttagtttaatttttttgtacctTTTCACTGCCATGTGATTCATTCACATCGGATATACTGGGTTTTTCATCCTTATGTAGTCTGGTCAATTTGTGATCTATACCATTGCAGGGTTAAGACGTTGGTGTCTCAACTGTGCTGTGCCAATTCCTActttgtcaattctttttttaaggaaaggttttcttcttcttttttttttttttttaagattttaaatttatttattcatgagagagacagaaaaagagaagcagagacccaggcagagggagaagcaggctccctatagggagcccgatgtggaacccgatcccagtactccaagatcacgccctgagtcaaagacagacgtgctcaaccgctgacccacccagacatccctactTTGTCAAATTAATAGTGAaaagcaggcaaaaaaaaaaaaaaaaggtgtgaggtcataaaatgttctttttcctcaTGAATACTTGTTAACAAGTTCCTTTatcatttgatatttgtattAAGCAAATGGTATGTGTCAGATGTTAACTAAGCATGTTAAATATCTTGATAATTTTGTTTCTCCTATAAATACAAAACAGCATAAGAGAAGACCTATTTTCAAAGGCATCACTGTTAAATGTAGTCAGATTCAGGTTTGGGGGTAGCGTACATGTGGTTATTTTCCCCCAAGGTTTCCAGCCTCAACTTGGAAAACCTAATGAGTGAGATATTTAGAACTGCTTTGCTTCACACAACTGTTCCTTGTGCTGCATTTGTAGTACCTAACAGCCTTTTGTTTCAAGCCCTTTGATACACATAACTGAGAGCCTATTCACAGGCCACATAAGTGTTCTTTCATAAGGTTGCATTTGATTGTATTGACCTTGATTACTGAGCAAGTACAACGTGAAAATATGTGTATTCTAGGGAATTCAGGCTAATTGCTGAGAGCCAGTGAGCAGTTActgtggcaattttttttttttttaagatttatttttttattggagtggggcagaaggagagaatcctcaaagaGATTCCCTGTTAAGTGTGTTGCTTGATgctgggcttaatcccaggaccttgagatcatgacttgacctgaaagagtcagatgcccagccaactgagccacccaagtgccccgttAAGACTTGGTTTTaagcaaattttcaaaaatttttcagATAGTAAGTAGCATTGCCTTGATAGGTGAATGGTTCTGTCAAAAGTGAGGTTTGTTTGGGGTTTAGCAGCTTTCAGCTTTGGGTAAGAAACCAATCCCATGTTTCTGTGATATCTGCTAAGATTCCTGTCCCTGCAAGCTAGATAAATGGGCAAGTATTTCTCTTGTGACAAGGATTGAGGGGATGATGAAAAGGTGAATGGAGGTGCTACAATGAATTTTGCATTGT encodes:
- the CNBP gene encoding CCHC-type zinc finger nucleic acid binding protein isoform X2, encoding MSSNECFKCGRSGHWARECPTGGGRGRGMRSRGRGGFTSDRGFQFVSSSLPDICYRCGESGHLAKDCDLQEDACYNCGRGGHIAKDCKEPKREREQCCYNCGKPGHLARDCDHADEQKCYSCGEFGHIQKDCTKVKCYRCGETGHVAINCSKTSEVNCYRCGESGHLARECTIEATA
- the CNBP gene encoding CCHC-type zinc finger nucleic acid binding protein isoform X1 — translated: MSSNECFKCGRSGHWARECPTGGGRGRGMRSRGRGGFTSDRGFQFVSSSLPDICYRCGESGHLAKDCDLQEDEACYNCGRGGHIAKDCKEPKREREQCCYNCGKPGHLARDCDHADEQKCYSCGEFGHIQKDCTKVKCYRCGETGHVAINCSKTSEVNCYRCGESGHLARECTIEATA
- the CNBP gene encoding CCHC-type zinc finger nucleic acid binding protein isoform X4, giving the protein MSSNECFKCGRSGHWARECPTGGGRGRGMRSRGRGFQFVSSSLPDICYRCGESGHLAKDCDLQEDACYNCGRGGHIAKDCKEPKREREQCCYNCGKPGHLARDCDHADEQKCYSCGEFGHIQKDCTKVKCYRCGETGHVAINCSKTSEVNCYRCGESGHLARECTIEATA
- the CNBP gene encoding CCHC-type zinc finger nucleic acid binding protein isoform X3; this encodes MSSNECFKCGRSGHWARECPTGGGRGRGMRSRGRGFQFVSSSLPDICYRCGESGHLAKDCDLQEDEACYNCGRGGHIAKDCKEPKREREQCCYNCGKPGHLARDCDHADEQKCYSCGEFGHIQKDCTKVKCYRCGETGHVAINCSKTSEVNCYRCGESGHLARECTIEATA